From the genome of Ptychodera flava strain L36383 chromosome 22, AS_Pfla_20210202, whole genome shotgun sequence, one region includes:
- the LOC139122329 gene encoding SUMO-interacting motif-containing protein 1-like — protein MSTVPNIQLVARSLWEDPQSQYAKSGSWSDNVSGKGGDVSGNGDDSSGRDGDVSGKGGDVSGKVVMSVERMVMSVGSIVMSVERVVMSMESMVMSVERVMMSVKRVVMSLESEKDGDVSGKGGDVSGKGGDVGGEGGDVSGKDGDASGKGGDVSGKYSDVSGRYSDVSGEGGNVNGKGGDVSGEGGDVSGKDGDVSGKGGDVSGKYSDVSGRYSDVSGRYSDGSVKGCDAVERMVMSVGSIVMSVGGIVMSVGSIVMSAGGIVMSVGSIVMSVGGIVMSVGSIVMSVGGIVMSVGGIVMAV, from the exons ATGTCGACGGTGCCTAACATTCAGTTGGTCGCCAGGAGTCTCTGGGAAGACCCACAGTCACAGTATGCTAAGTCAGGGTCCTGG AGTGATAATGTCAGCGGAAAGGGTGGTGATGTCAGTGGAAACGGTGATGATTCCAGTGGAAGAGATGGTGATGTCAGTGGAAAGGGTGGTGATGTCAGCGGAAAGGTGGTGATGTCAGTGGAAAGGATGGTAATGTCAGTGGGAAGTATAGTGATGTCAGTGGAGAGGGTGGTGATGTCAATGGAAAGTATGGTGATGTCAGTGGAAAGGGTTATGATGTCAGTGAAAAGGGTGGTGATGTCACTGGAAAGTGAAAAGGATGGTGATGTCAGTGGAAAGGGTGGTGATGTCAGTGGAAAGGGTGGTGATGTCGGTGGAGAGGGTGGAGATGTTAGTGGAAAGGATGGTGATGCCAGTGGAAAGGGTGGTGATGTCAGTGGGAAGTATAGTGATGTCAGTGGGAGGTATAGTGATGTCAGTGGAGAGGGTGGTAATGTCAATGGGAAGGGTGGTGATGTCAGTGGAGAGGGTGGAGATGTTAGTGGAAAGGATGGTGATGTCAGTGGAAAGGGTGGTGATGTCAGTGGGAAGTATAGTGATGTCAGTGGGAGGTATAGTGATGTCAGTGGGAGGTATAGTGATGGCAGTGTAAAGGGTTGTGATGCAGTGGAAAGGATGGTGATGTCAGTGGGAAGTATAGTGATGTCAGTGGGAGGTATAGTGATGTCAGTGGGAAGTATAGTGATGTCAGCGGGAGGTATAGTGATGTCAGTGGGAAGTATAGTGATGTCAGTGGGAGGTATAGTGATGTCAGTGGGAAGTATAGTGATGTCAGTGGGAGGTATAGTGATGTCAGTGGGAGGTATAGTGATGGCAGTGTAA